Proteins encoded in a region of the Ptychodera flava strain L36383 chromosome 4, AS_Pfla_20210202, whole genome shotgun sequence genome:
- the LOC139130847 gene encoding uncharacterized protein, giving the protein MPPTLGNNPESESAEACLHLAMVNKLRMFLRTHLNEHLKASTQTLAAMFVENVQYTKEEVELIERQTVGQNENTIWHELRKGIITASQFRQVTSRANTLLKDPSADPTKTVDKILGEGTVPSEDLPALQWGRKKEGKAREMYRAIERRKHKHLNVRVPGLRVDDRRPFIGCSTDGVVTCLCKPKHQPKLLEIKCPFAWRDKSPKDAAKDKGCQEVDGKWSLTDTSMYYAQIQGQMGIYQLQECDLVIYTKQGIQIITVTYNEQYFFHMVEKLNVFFQKYVVPRLLAIA; this is encoded by the coding sequence ATGCCTCCAACCTTGGGAAATAATCCTGAGAGTGAATCTGCAGAAGCTTGTTTACATCTGGCTATGGTGAACAAGTTACGTATGTTTTTAAGGACCCACCTCAATGAACATCTTAAAGCATCCACCCAAACATTAGCTGCTATGTTTGTTGAAAATGTCCAGTACACAAAAGAGGAGGTGGAATTAATAGAAAGACAAACAGTTGGTCAGAATGAGAACACTATCTGGCATGAACTTCGGAAAGGTATCATAACAGCATCACAGTTTAGACAAGTTACAAGTCGGGCAAACACATTGCTGAAAGATCCATCTGCAGATCCCACAAAAACTGTTGACAAAATACTGGGGGAGGGAACCGTTCCGTCGGAAGATTTACCAGCGCTACAGTGGGGGCGAAAGAAAGAAGGTAAAGCCAGGGAGATGTACAGGGCTATAGAGAGAAGAAAACATAAGCATCTTAATGTCAGAGTGCCTGGTCTCAGAGTTGATGACAGGAGACCATTTATTGGCTGTTCAACTGATGGTGTTGTCACATGTCTTTGTAAACCAAAGCATCAGCCAAAGCTCTTGGAAATAAAGTGTCCATTTGCATGGCGGGACAAATCACCAAAGGATGCTGCAAAGGATAAAGGATGCCAGGAAGTTGATGGGAAATGGTCTCTAACTGATACATCCATGTATTATGCCCAGATACAGGGACAGATGGGAATCTACCAACTGCAGGAGTGTGATCTTGTGATTTATACAAAACAAGGCATTCAGATTATCACTGTGACTTATAATGAACAGTACTTTTTCCATATGGTTGAGaaattgaatgttttcttccaaaaatatgtAGTGCCAAGACTCTTAGCTATTGCTTAA